One Candidatus Sulfurimonas baltica DNA segment encodes these proteins:
- a CDS encoding efflux RND transporter periplasmic adaptor subunit: protein MKKIIIGVFALIISLGASEIYATFNIEADKSANLALFSGGIIEKVHVDISSVVKKGDILVELQNDDLKAALQIAEASLDNAEVSLEFAKKDYDRQLLIKDLIDEAKFDQYALVYEKAKVAAKQAQANLAFQKSLLDKTTLYAPFDGVIFEKSVEVGDVVSGMMLRTILKIQSKDERKLILEFDQKYWKSVKAGDSVKYTVNGDEKSYTGKISKIYPHANSDNRKMKAEVKVSGFVVGLFGEGYIVIPETK from the coding sequence ATGAAAAAAATAATCATAGGGGTTTTCGCCCTGATAATAAGTCTGGGTGCTTCAGAGATATATGCGACGTTTAACATCGAAGCAGATAAGAGTGCAAATTTGGCACTATTTTCGGGTGGTATTATAGAAAAGGTACATGTAGATATCTCCTCTGTTGTAAAAAAGGGCGACATATTGGTAGAACTTCAAAATGATGACCTAAAAGCGGCTTTGCAAATTGCTGAAGCTTCGTTGGATAATGCCGAGGTCTCTTTAGAGTTTGCTAAAAAAGATTACGATAGACAACTTCTTATAAAAGACCTTATTGATGAAGCAAAGTTTGACCAGTATGCTCTTGTATATGAAAAAGCAAAAGTAGCAGCTAAACAGGCTCAGGCAAACTTGGCTTTTCAAAAATCTCTTTTGGATAAAACAACACTTTACGCTCCGTTTGATGGAGTAATCTTTGAAAAAAGCGTAGAAGTTGGTGACGTGGTAAGCGGAATGATGCTTAGAACAATTTTGAAAATTCAAAGTAAAGATGAGAGAAAACTAATTTTAGAGTTTGACCAAAAGTATTGGAAATCAGTTAAAGCTGGAGATAGCGTAAAGTACACAGTTAACGGTGATGAGAAGAGTTACACAGGTAAAATATCTAAAATATATCCACATGCAAACAGCGACAACAGAAAGATGAAAGCGGAAGTTAAAGTGAGTGGTTTCGTAGTTGGTCTATTTGGCGAGGGGTATATAGTTATACCTGAGACAAAGTAG
- the tpx gene encoding thiol peroxidase has product MATTKYLGATVNLTGTTINVGDKAPSAVAIGTDLSDVEIGGAKDKIQLIITLPSLDTDTCAAETRRFNEDVNNLDICETTVVSMDLPFASERFCTTQGIENLTVASDYIDKALSKAYGVLMQDGKLKGLSARAVFVIDRSGIVVYKEIVEEVTAEPNYEAALDAIKEAR; this is encoded by the coding sequence ATGGCAACAACAAAATACTTAGGCGCAACTGTAAACTTAACCGGAACAACTATCAATGTAGGTGACAAAGCACCATCCGCTGTTGCAATCGGTACCGATTTAAGCGATGTTGAGATTGGCGGAGCAAAAGATAAGATACAGCTTATCATCACACTTCCCTCTCTTGATACCGATACCTGCGCTGCTGAGACAAGAAGGTTTAATGAGGATGTGAATAATTTGGATATTTGCGAAACAACGGTCGTCTCTATGGATTTACCTTTTGCCTCTGAGCGTTTTTGTACTACTCAGGGTATTGAAAATCTAACAGTAGCATCTGACTACATAGACAAGGCTCTAAGCAAAGCTTATGGCGTGCTGATGCAAGACGGGAAGTTAAAAGGTCTTAGTGCAAGAGCTGTTTTTGTTATTGACAGAAGTGGCATTGTCGTATACAAAGAGATTGTTGAAGAAGTTACTGCCGAGCCAAATTACGAAGCTGCGCTTGACGCAATCAAAGAAGCCAGATAA
- a CDS encoding dynamin family protein produces the protein MAIDEKIDDDTFFEVSALILSLNRKSFEKMSSLKSFHQLCLQFTAQKIENLDALYHLQYTIIKHFLEHRTNSNIKHLHNAFSYLEKESLVDQPSLEKLISLFDPSKYNENDDVAAGVKNINKSFRADKQALLVDIFELKKVVNSSDELQTISDYLHGQIFSIGITGVMNSGKSTMLNALMGKEVLGTSVVPETANLTVVKYSRTPLAKVIYWNKSQWQHIKNSAKSIASIAKFVEQTQNHFKDDLDSYILDKSREDEIDIDKLSDYTSASTSDKKCNLVQHVELYTPLHYLQDSIEIVDTPGLDDIVVQREEITKEYISKCDVLLHLMNVSQSATQKDIEFIIDAVLFQNITKVLIVITRIDMVSSKDVQEVIAYTRESIERKLHEQNSGSKLDFVLKTLHFIALSGKMALLHKTGHSKEAEDAGFTLQQSGIVEVEEYLQETLFGKTNARSSLIIRSARNRLQKVIHAQIEELKFENSLLFKTEDEINSELTLLKIEKSKQEEASKRLKDQIAGYEAEASNYLQTLQNQLQNELRELQNIMKQRLMDETLYTLEKDKKAPLVSSISRIIQTALKHGLVDIIREYRYKFIKKTSKIFEIITLQYDEIDKAQEPHFDDAFKKGFLTISNETLIRRISKVLGSASLTKLTKIDEEISTIIKDEFIYIQEQVQQKALNLSKTLLKEFFASLSEPLDTINDKVVKNEELLQNYILTIKEDENTKHEKSKQLYQRIKNIELIAKRSAL, from the coding sequence ATGGCTATAGATGAAAAAATCGATGACGACACTTTTTTTGAGGTCTCTGCACTTATCTTATCACTCAATCGTAAAAGTTTTGAAAAGATGTCTAGTTTAAAGAGTTTTCACCAGCTCTGTTTACAATTCACTGCGCAAAAAATTGAGAATTTAGATGCACTCTACCATCTTCAGTACACTATTATTAAACATTTTTTAGAGCATAGGACAAATAGCAATATTAAACATCTGCATAATGCATTTTCATATTTAGAAAAAGAGTCTCTTGTTGATCAGCCCTCTTTGGAAAAACTAATCTCACTTTTTGATCCATCAAAATACAATGAAAATGATGATGTAGCAGCAGGGGTAAAAAACATAAATAAAAGCTTTAGAGCTGATAAGCAAGCACTTCTTGTTGATATATTTGAGTTAAAAAAAGTTGTTAACTCTAGTGATGAGTTGCAGACAATTTCAGACTATCTTCATGGGCAAATTTTTTCCATTGGTATTACAGGAGTTATGAACTCAGGCAAGTCAACTATGCTTAATGCTCTTATGGGGAAAGAGGTTTTAGGGACAAGCGTTGTTCCTGAGACTGCCAATCTGACTGTTGTAAAATACAGCAGAACGCCTTTGGCAAAAGTCATCTATTGGAACAAATCTCAGTGGCAACATATAAAAAACAGTGCCAAAAGCATTGCGTCGATTGCCAAATTTGTTGAGCAGACTCAAAACCATTTCAAAGATGATTTAGATAGCTATATATTGGATAAATCGCGTGAAGATGAGATAGACATTGATAAGCTGAGTGACTACACCTCTGCTAGCACTAGTGATAAAAAATGCAACCTTGTACAACATGTGGAGCTATATACTCCCTTGCATTATTTACAAGATTCAATTGAGATAGTGGATACTCCCGGACTTGATGATATCGTTGTGCAGCGTGAAGAGATAACTAAAGAGTATATCTCCAAATGTGATGTACTTTTGCATCTGATGAATGTGAGTCAAAGTGCTACTCAAAAAGATATAGAGTTTATTATTGATGCCGTCTTATTTCAAAACATAACAAAAGTTCTTATTGTTATAACTCGCATAGATATGGTAAGCAGTAAAGATGTTCAAGAGGTTATAGCATATACGAGAGAGAGTATTGAGCGTAAGCTCCATGAGCAAAACAGCGGTTCAAAACTTGACTTCGTTCTTAAAACACTTCACTTTATAGCACTCTCAGGGAAAATGGCGCTACTACATAAAACTGGGCATTCCAAAGAGGCAGAAGATGCCGGATTTACACTGCAACAAAGTGGTATTGTCGAAGTTGAAGAGTATCTCCAAGAGACCCTTTTTGGAAAAACAAATGCACGAAGCTCTCTTATTATCCGCTCAGCTAGAAACCGTTTGCAAAAAGTCATACATGCACAGATTGAGGAGTTAAAGTTTGAGAATTCACTTCTTTTTAAAACAGAAGATGAAATCAACTCAGAACTCACACTCTTAAAAATTGAAAAAAGCAAACAAGAAGAGGCTTCCAAGCGTCTAAAAGATCAGATAGCAGGTTATGAGGCAGAGGCGTCAAACTATCTTCAAACACTTCAGAACCAACTACAAAATGAGCTAAGAGAGCTGCAAAATATTATGAAGCAGCGTCTTATGGATGAGACACTATATACTCTCGAAAAAGATAAAAAAGCACCTTTGGTATCTTCTATAAGCAGAATTATACAAACTGCACTAAAACATGGGTTGGTTGATATTATTCGTGAATACCGTTACAAATTTATTAAAAAAACATCTAAGATTTTCGAGATTATAACTCTGCAATATGATGAGATTGATAAAGCACAGGAGCCACACTTTGACGATGCTTTTAAAAAAGGGTTTTTGACAATAAGCAACGAAACACTTATACGCAGAATCTCGAAAGTGCTAGGGAGCGCTTCACTCACAAAACTGACAAAAATAGATGAAGAGATAAGCACTATTATAAAAGATGAGTTTATATATATTCAAGAGCAGGTGCAGCAAAAGGCTCTCAATCTAAGCAAAACACTCCTCAAAGAGTTTTTTGCGAGCCTAAGCGAACCGCTGGATACTATAAACGACAAGGTTGTAAAAAACGAAGAGCTTCTTCAAAATTATATACTTACAATTAAAGAAGATGAAAATACCAAACATGAAAAATCAAAACAACTATACCAACGGATAAAAAACATAGAACTCATTGCAAAAAGGTCTGCACTATGA
- a CDS encoding TetR/AcrR family transcriptional regulator: MAIIVDKVQKRKDIALSCKNIVFENGIKSLTISSLAKTAGVGKGTIYEYFKNKEDIVFEIVNISIQERNVILESRISEIAVTKDKIKLFSSFFYCDEDMELRGLYKEFISIALSSPDKDMIEFQTECHNAYYSWFEKIIQDAVDNNEIIEESKKLARGLFVFAEGMFISSQATNSIGSLKNEIDNFIDSLFDLIEVKK; encoded by the coding sequence ATGGCAATTATAGTCGACAAAGTACAAAAGAGAAAAGATATAGCACTCTCCTGCAAAAACATAGTATTTGAAAATGGTATAAAAAGTTTAACAATCTCTAGTTTGGCAAAAACAGCAGGTGTTGGAAAAGGTACTATTTATGAGTATTTTAAAAACAAAGAAGATATTGTTTTTGAGATTGTAAATATTTCTATACAAGAGAGAAATGTAATTCTAGAGAGTAGAATTTCTGAGATAGCTGTAACAAAAGATAAAATCAAACTGTTTTCCAGCTTTTTTTATTGCGATGAAGATATGGAACTTAGGGGTCTTTACAAAGAGTTTATATCAATCGCTTTAAGTTCCCCAGATAAAGATATGATTGAATTTCAAACAGAGTGTCATAATGCCTATTATTCATGGTTTGAAAAAATTATTCAAGATGCTGTAGATAATAATGAAATAATTGAGGAGTCAAAAAAATTAGCAAGAGGTTTGTTTGTTTTTGCAGAGGGGATGTTTATCTCCAGTCAAGCCACCAACTCAATCGGGAGTCTTAAAAATGAGATAGATAATTTTATAGATTCACTATTTGATTTAATAGAGGTGAAAAAATGA
- a CDS encoding efflux RND transporter permease subunit — protein sequence MYKYAINRPITTLMYVITLVIFGLMSYKSMPSALFPNVDFPLVTIKTVYPGAEASTIESQVTDKIEEAVSRIGGVDSITSTSSEGVSIVIVKFFLERDINEATNDVRDKVSAVELPKDAKTPLVSKLDIGGASIINIFLTAKDETIQNLMLFADEKVKPKLQKINGVGAVNIIGYKDREIKIYPDPKLLNKFNITIAELNSIVTAENVKIGGGKLITKTQEFILKTKADALSVQDLKNIKIKDDIKLKDIARVEDTLSDAKSYASFNGVEGVMLEVQKISGTNTIDIVNGVKASIPQLEALAGTKYEVKVLNDTSPFIIHSLKDVEFDLIYGAILASIIVFVFLRNITITLVSALSIPASIMGTFALMDYMGFDLNKMTLIGLTLAIGIIIDDAIVVIENIYKKMEEGMSKLQAAVEGTKEMAFTILAISAMLLAVFIPVSMMSGIVGKFFESFAMTVGFAIIISYTIALSFIPSLSARVLHKGENKFYNLTEPLFVLLEKAYEKTLKIVLRFKVITLIVVFAIFFASLSLFPKIGMDFIPKEDKSEFEIKIKADSGISLEEMIRQSKEVEKLVQNDSNVVYTTLSIGYTTAQEKHKAIIYVKLVEKDKRELNQEEVTQNFRKLFKLSQQNNTLQKDMFITAAAIPNIKGAGASVPYQIVLKSDSFEALEIAKKNLTEHMAKKEGFVDIDTNLDDPRPQIDINILRHSANRLGISATSIAQAVSTAFSSDLEISYFEENGKQYNITLRFDDEQRVSIDDIKKIQLRAKNGEMVYLDGLVTFSQSKALASINHYDRQRQVTVYSDLFGLDLGGAVAYTKASIDKLLPEGVTYRFTGFAEEMEKTGKAFGAAIGMSVIIMFIILAILYESLIQPIIIMVALPLSIIGVMLALYISGLQFSLFVMIGFMLLMGMVGKNAVLLVDFANGAVSRGKSADEALIEAGEKRLRPILMTTIAMVFAMLPLAIGDGLGSETKAPMAISIIGGLISSMVLTLLIVPVIYRLISPLDRWLRKFYEVKKI from the coding sequence ATGTATAAGTATGCAATAAACAGACCAATAACAACGCTGATGTATGTTATTACATTGGTTATATTTGGGTTGATGAGTTATAAGTCTATGCCATCAGCGCTTTTTCCTAATGTTGATTTTCCACTTGTAACTATAAAAACAGTTTACCCGGGAGCTGAGGCTAGCACAATAGAGTCTCAGGTTACAGATAAAATCGAAGAAGCAGTTTCACGAATAGGGGGAGTTGACAGCATAACTTCTACAAGCAGTGAAGGTGTAAGTATTGTAATTGTTAAGTTTTTTCTTGAACGTGATATAAATGAAGCAACAAATGATGTTAGAGATAAAGTCTCAGCAGTAGAGCTTCCAAAAGATGCTAAAACACCACTGGTAAGTAAGCTAGATATTGGCGGAGCATCGATTATAAATATTTTTCTTACAGCTAAAGATGAAACAATTCAAAACCTTATGTTGTTTGCAGATGAAAAAGTAAAACCAAAACTGCAAAAGATAAATGGAGTCGGAGCAGTAAATATTATAGGATATAAAGATAGAGAGATAAAAATATATCCTGACCCGAAATTATTAAATAAATTCAATATTACAATTGCAGAGTTGAATTCGATTGTAACCGCAGAGAATGTAAAAATTGGCGGCGGCAAGCTAATAACTAAAACACAAGAGTTTATTCTTAAAACAAAAGCTGATGCTCTAAGTGTGCAAGATTTGAAAAATATTAAAATCAAAGATGATATAAAACTAAAAGATATAGCAAGAGTAGAAGACACTTTAAGCGATGCAAAAAGCTATGCTTCATTTAATGGAGTTGAAGGTGTTATGCTAGAAGTTCAAAAGATTTCAGGTACAAACACTATCGATATAGTCAACGGCGTGAAAGCGAGCATTCCTCAGTTGGAGGCTTTAGCCGGAACTAAATATGAAGTAAAAGTTCTTAATGATACCTCGCCATTTATTATCCACTCTCTAAAAGATGTTGAGTTTGATTTAATTTACGGTGCAATATTGGCATCAATTATTGTTTTTGTGTTTTTGAGAAATATAACTATTACTTTAGTTTCTGCTTTATCAATTCCAGCATCTATTATGGGTACTTTTGCACTTATGGATTATATGGGTTTTGATTTGAATAAGATGACACTTATCGGACTTACTTTAGCCATAGGGATTATTATTGATGATGCTATTGTTGTCATCGAGAACATTTATAAAAAGATGGAAGAGGGTATGAGCAAGCTTCAGGCAGCTGTTGAAGGGACAAAAGAGATGGCATTTACTATCTTGGCAATCTCTGCGATGCTTTTGGCTGTTTTTATTCCGGTATCTATGATGAGCGGTATAGTTGGGAAGTTTTTTGAGAGTTTTGCGATGACTGTTGGTTTTGCAATTATTATTTCATACACGATTGCTCTAAGTTTTATCCCAAGTTTAAGTGCTAGAGTTTTACACAAAGGCGAAAATAAATTTTATAACCTAACTGAACCACTGTTTGTACTTTTAGAAAAAGCATATGAGAAAACTTTAAAAATAGTTTTGAGATTTAAAGTGATAACATTAATTGTTGTTTTTGCTATATTTTTTGCATCTCTGAGTCTTTTTCCTAAGATTGGAATGGACTTTATACCAAAAGAGGATAAGTCTGAATTTGAAATAAAAATAAAAGCAGACTCAGGAATTTCACTAGAGGAGATGATTAGACAATCCAAAGAAGTAGAGAAGTTGGTACAAAATGATTCAAATGTTGTCTACACTACTCTAAGCATAGGATATACAACCGCCCAAGAGAAACATAAAGCAATAATTTATGTAAAGCTTGTAGAAAAAGACAAAAGAGAGTTAAATCAAGAAGAGGTTACACAAAACTTTAGAAAACTGTTTAAACTATCTCAGCAGAACAACACTTTGCAAAAAGATATGTTTATAACTGCAGCAGCTATACCAAATATAAAGGGAGCAGGGGCAAGTGTACCTTACCAAATAGTTTTAAAATCTGACTCTTTTGAAGCCTTGGAAATTGCAAAGAAAAACTTAACAGAGCATATGGCCAAAAAAGAGGGGTTTGTGGATATTGATACAAATTTAGATGATCCCAGACCACAAATAGATATAAATATATTAAGACATAGTGCAAATAGGCTTGGTATATCAGCTACTAGCATAGCTCAGGCAGTCTCCACAGCTTTTTCAAGCGACTTGGAGATTTCGTACTTTGAAGAAAACGGTAAGCAGTACAACATAACTTTAAGGTTTGATGATGAACAAAGAGTAAGTATAGATGATATTAAAAAGATTCAACTAAGAGCTAAAAATGGTGAAATGGTTTATCTTGATGGATTGGTTACATTTTCACAAAGTAAAGCCTTGGCGTCTATTAACCATTATGATAGACAGCGGCAAGTTACAGTATATTCCGACCTTTTTGGACTTGACCTTGGCGGAGCAGTTGCATATACAAAAGCAAGTATTGACAAGCTTTTGCCTGAGGGAGTTACATATAGATTTACGGGATTTGCAGAAGAGATGGAAAAAACAGGTAAAGCCTTTGGTGCGGCAATCGGAATGTCTGTTATTATAATGTTTATAATTTTGGCAATTTTGTATGAGTCACTTATACAGCCAATTATTATTATGGTTGCACTTCCTCTGAGTATTATCGGTGTGATGTTGGCTCTTTACATATCTGGACTGCAGTTTAGTCTTTTTGTAATGATTGGATTTATGCTGCTTATGGGAATGGTCGGTAAAAATGCAGTACTTCTTGTAGATTTTGCCAACGGTGCAGTAAGTAGAGGGAAAAGTGCAGACGAAGCGTTAATAGAAGCCGGAGAAAAGAGACTTAGACCAATTTTAATGACTACAATTGCTATGGTCTTTGCAATGTTACCACTAGCAATAGGAGATGGATTAGGGAGTGAAACAAAAGCACCAATGGCAATATCTATTATTGGCGGGCTAATTAGTTCTATGGTTTTAACTCTTTTAATAGTACCGGTAATTTACAGGTTGATTAGTCCCCTTGATAGGTGGTTGAGAAAGTTTTATGAGGTTAAAAAGATATAG
- a CDS encoding dynamin family protein: protein MKHLEAIVKEYKEQFLQEELFDESISGEIKRIQKALLNEKFLPSVQLKNLFNKLLRRSKYPMEVAIAGQFSSGKSTFLNALLSKDILPTGITPVTSKVNFINYGEEYKLKVSYNNGANEYHALETIAQFTDQRKAVEDIKYLTLYVPMDILKDITFVDTPGLNSQSLSDTQVTKKILRDVDGIIWLTLLDNAGKESEAEVLQEYLENFKDKSLCVLNQKDKFSPEQVETTLSYIKENFSTFFSEVIPISAKQALDSRVNQKDVLINTALYSLQKAFKESSNINIDAKELTFFHDDFAKFSKEVESIKKQDNSNNKKLMESSNITEVLNFIQNTIRPQAKAAKAYAIKKDLSSICDILIKEYETILGVYESLVEILVKKESEILEAFDSVYAKHSKSLILTFEQIESIMQTIADTIYENIKTKDASYYTQEKNLFRQNVIKTHTYETLHVESEAIMQKLFYENQSLDKQVKAAILHLKNIQLQSSEDFRDVFRILKHAVQSWQEPYELIKKNREIASDLEFANTRQFVAKVYENIILSYHRAILGNIRALHKKFAFFNGALSYSYHQIAEDSIFCVKEMIDKQIEIFEKNPTKHTLNIPNPDDILEIVKKNFGFEKIELFLTSRRNYLFKTVQTSKTQFSQINNEQINYVISKKRVFMDKIEDIREIQKSF, encoded by the coding sequence ATGAAACACTTAGAGGCCATTGTAAAAGAGTATAAAGAGCAGTTTCTTCAAGAGGAGCTGTTTGATGAGAGTATAAGCGGTGAGATAAAGCGTATTCAAAAAGCACTTCTAAATGAAAAATTCCTGCCATCTGTTCAGCTAAAAAATCTTTTTAACAAGCTTTTACGCCGTAGCAAGTATCCGATGGAAGTAGCTATTGCAGGGCAATTTTCTTCTGGAAAATCAACATTTTTAAACGCCCTGCTCTCAAAGGACATCCTCCCAACAGGAATTACCCCTGTTACCTCCAAGGTAAACTTTATAAACTACGGGGAAGAGTATAAACTAAAAGTGAGCTACAACAATGGGGCAAATGAGTACCACGCCCTAGAGACGATAGCTCAGTTTACCGACCAAAGAAAAGCCGTTGAAGATATAAAATATCTAACCCTTTATGTCCCTATGGATATATTAAAAGATATAACTTTTGTAGACACTCCGGGTCTAAACTCCCAGTCGCTTAGTGATACCCAAGTCACCAAAAAAATTTTACGTGATGTAGACGGGATTATCTGGCTGACACTTCTCGACAATGCCGGAAAAGAGAGCGAAGCGGAGGTTCTTCAGGAGTATTTAGAGAATTTCAAAGACAAATCTCTTTGTGTTTTAAACCAAAAAGATAAATTTAGCCCTGAGCAGGTTGAGACAACTCTCTCCTACATAAAAGAGAATTTCAGCACTTTCTTTTCAGAAGTAATACCCATCTCAGCTAAACAGGCTCTTGATTCCAGGGTCAATCAAAAGGATGTGTTAATCAACACTGCTCTTTACTCTTTACAAAAGGCATTTAAAGAGTCAAGCAACATCAATATAGATGCGAAAGAGCTTACATTTTTTCATGATGATTTTGCAAAGTTCTCAAAAGAGGTAGAGAGTATCAAAAAACAGGATAACTCCAACAACAAGAAGCTGATGGAGAGTTCAAATATTACTGAGGTTCTTAATTTTATACAAAACACGATAAGACCTCAGGCAAAAGCCGCAAAAGCTTATGCAATAAAAAAAGATTTAAGCTCTATCTGCGATATATTAATAAAAGAGTATGAGACTATACTTGGTGTCTATGAGAGCTTAGTAGAGATACTTGTAAAAAAAGAGAGTGAGATTTTAGAAGCTTTTGACTCGGTTTATGCGAAACACTCCAAGAGTTTAATCTTAACATTTGAGCAAATAGAGTCTATTATGCAAACCATAGCAGACACCATCTATGAAAACATTAAAACAAAAGATGCAAGCTACTACACGCAAGAGAAGAACCTTTTTCGCCAAAATGTTATTAAAACCCATACATACGAGACGCTACATGTAGAGAGTGAAGCAATTATGCAAAAACTCTTTTATGAGAATCAGTCACTCGACAAACAGGTAAAAGCTGCAATCTTGCACTTGAAAAACATACAACTTCAAAGCAGTGAAGATTTCAGAGATGTTTTTCGTATCTTAAAACATGCAGTACAGTCGTGGCAAGAGCCTTATGAGCTGATTAAAAAAAACAGAGAGATTGCATCCGACTTGGAGTTTGCAAACACACGTCAGTTTGTTGCCAAAGTGTACGAGAACATTATACTCTCCTACCACAGAGCAATTTTAGGAAATATAAGAGCGCTTCATAAAAAATTCGCTTTTTTTAACGGTGCTCTTAGCTACTCCTACCATCAAATAGCCGAAGATAGCATCTTTTGCGTAAAAGAGATGATTGATAAGCAGATTGAAATATTTGAAAAAAATCCGACCAAACATACACTAAATATTCCAAATCCTGATGATATATTGGAAATTGTCAAAAAGAACTTCGGCTTTGAGAAGATAGAACTCTTTTTAACATCTAGACGCAACTATCTTTTTAAAACAGTTCAAACATCAAAAACACAGTTCTCACAAATCAACAATGAACAGATAAATTATGTTATTTCTAAAAAGAGAGTTTTTATGGATAAGATAGAGGATATAAGAGAGATTCAAAAAAGTTTTTGA
- a CDS encoding TolC family protein, producing MIKLLLLLVPVFIYAENLKSLLEYANKNNNLVISKKLTQDAKAKEVDSRESSFYPTIDVGSSLQSLNERSPFTPGVVYSGYAKVGFDIYDGGRKSSMTEQKISEHKASNFDVEAMKNSITLQIVQDFYTLKSLEASLLSRDDAKKSLMAQLERMQRFYSAKVATKDDVDRLQSAYDTNIYEIESIKLQIFSVKKSLELKVTKEIGTLDDSKFKELVQSEYELSESIKSLIATQNSILKTAEAISSSYYPQVRVEDTYSLYGYDKTDALHPEGADNQNKLLLTLNLRVFDNASIKKEKEAVVINAQALGSEIEYKKHEQKLQYEVALSRINTSKVKIISAKSALVSANSAFELISKKYDAGIVDNIVYLDALNTQTNAKALYETSLNDLEIAYAVYYYYAGKNIEEFLQ from the coding sequence ATGATTAAGCTACTGCTTTTACTTGTTCCTGTATTTATATATGCAGAGAACTTAAAATCACTCCTTGAGTATGCAAACAAAAACAATAATTTAGTTATATCAAAAAAATTAACGCAAGATGCAAAAGCCAAAGAGGTGGATTCTCGTGAGAGTTCATTCTACCCAACCATCGATGTAGGAAGTTCATTACAAAGTTTAAATGAGAGGTCTCCTTTTACTCCCGGAGTAGTTTATAGCGGGTATGCAAAAGTTGGTTTTGACATATATGACGGCGGAAGAAAGTCGTCTATGACGGAGCAAAAAATAAGTGAACATAAAGCTAGTAACTTCGATGTAGAAGCTATGAAAAACAGCATAACTCTGCAGATTGTGCAAGACTTTTATACGCTAAAGAGTTTAGAGGCTTCTTTGCTCTCAAGAGATGATGCAAAAAAATCTTTAATGGCACAGCTAGAGCGCATGCAAAGGTTTTACAGTGCAAAAGTAGCGACTAAAGACGATGTAGATAGACTCCAATCAGCGTATGATACAAACATATATGAGATAGAGTCTATAAAACTTCAGATTTTCAGCGTTAAAAAGTCACTGGAGTTAAAGGTCACAAAAGAGATAGGTACATTAGATGACTCAAAGTTTAAAGAGTTGGTTCAAAGTGAGTATGAATTATCAGAGAGCATAAAGTCTTTAATAGCTACACAAAACTCAATTCTAAAAACTGCTGAGGCTATAAGCAGTTCATATTATCCTCAGGTGAGAGTTGAAGATACTTATAGTTTATATGGTTATGACAAAACAGACGCCTTGCATCCTGAAGGTGCGGATAATCAAAATAAACTTTTATTGACACTAAATTTAAGAGTGTTTGATAACGCTTCTATAAAAAAAGAAAAAGAGGCAGTTGTTATAAATGCACAAGCTTTAGGCAGTGAAATAGAGTATAAAAAACATGAACAAAAGCTTCAATATGAAGTGGCACTCTCTCGTATAAATACAAGTAAAGTAAAAATTATAAGTGCTAAAAGTGCTTTGGTTTCGGCAAATAGTGCTTTTGAACTAATTAGCAAGAAGTATGATGCTGGAATTGTCGACAATATAGTTTATCTTGATGCTTTGAACACTCAAACAAATGCAAAAGCACTTTATGAGACATCACTGAATGATTTGGAGATAGCATACGCTGTTTATTACTACTACGCCGGAAAAAATATAGAGGAGTTTTTACAATGA